From Pseudomonas putida, one genomic window encodes:
- the choX gene encoding choline ABC transporter substrate-binding protein codes for MQKFSTIVFALALSLGTATAHAEDAQCSTVRLADPGWSDIASTNAIARLLLQSLGYQVKIDSLAVPIIYGGLKDGKVDAFLGNWMPAQQGFHDKFIANGDVQQLSRNLEGTEFTLAVPDYVWNAGVKNFADLQKHADKFDKKLYGIGSGAPANLSLKEIIDKNEFNLGQWKLVESSEQAMLAQVDRAVKKNQYITFLGWTPHPMNVKLKMHYLTGGEKWFGSKGEVYTLTRKGYPQACPNPAKLLGNLKFTLDMENSIMAEVVDKKMSFDDAAKAWVKAHPQWLEGWLAGVTTKDGGDAKEAVKAEL; via the coding sequence ATGCAGAAGTTTTCCACCATCGTGTTTGCCCTGGCCCTGAGCCTGGGCACCGCTACGGCTCACGCCGAAGATGCACAATGCAGCACCGTGAGGTTGGCCGACCCCGGCTGGAGCGACATCGCCTCCACCAATGCCATCGCCCGCTTGCTTCTGCAAAGCCTGGGTTACCAGGTGAAGATCGACAGCCTGGCGGTGCCGATCATCTACGGCGGCCTCAAGGACGGTAAGGTCGATGCTTTTCTGGGCAATTGGATGCCGGCCCAGCAGGGCTTTCATGACAAGTTCATCGCCAATGGCGACGTGCAGCAGCTGTCGCGCAACCTCGAAGGCACCGAGTTCACCCTGGCAGTGCCCGATTACGTGTGGAATGCCGGCGTGAAAAACTTCGCCGACCTGCAAAAGCATGCCGATAAGTTCGACAAGAAGCTGTACGGAATCGGCTCGGGCGCGCCAGCCAATCTGTCGCTGAAGGAGATCATCGACAAGAATGAATTCAACCTCGGCCAATGGAAGCTGGTTGAATCGAGTGAACAAGCGATGCTGGCGCAGGTGGACCGCGCCGTTAAGAAAAACCAGTACATCACTTTCCTGGGCTGGACCCCGCACCCGATGAACGTAAAACTGAAGATGCATTACCTGACGGGCGGGGAAAAGTGGTTTGGCAGCAAGGGGGAGGTCTACACCTTGACCCGCAAAGGTTATCCACAGGCCTGCCCCAACCCTGCAAAATTGTTGGGTAACCTGAAATTCACCCTGGACATGGAAAACAGCATCATGGCTGAGGTTGTGGATAAGAAGATGAGTTTCGATGACGCGGCCAAGGCGTGGGTCAAAGCGCATCCGCAATGGCTGGAAGGCTGGTTGGCGGGCGTCACGACCAAAGACGGCGGCGATGCCAAAGAGGCTGTAAAAGCTGAGTTGTAG
- the betC gene encoding choline-sulfatase produces MTRPNILFIMADQMAAPILPIYGPSPIQMPHLSRLADQAVVFDSAYCNSPLCAPSRFTLVSGQLPSRIGAYDNAADFPADIPTYAHYLRRLGYRTALSGKMHFCGPDQLHGYEERLTSDIYPADYGWAVNWDAPDERPSWYHNMSSVLQAGPCVRTNQLDFDEEVVFKARQYLYDHVRESDGRPFCLTVSMTHPHDPYTIPKRYWDRYEGVEIPMPRAELGQSELDPHSQRLLKVYDLWNKPLPVEKIRDARRAYFGACSYIDDNIGLLLQTLEECNLADDTLVVFSGDHGDMLGERGLWYKMHWFEMSARVPLLVYAPKRFAPARVSASVSTCDLLPTLVELAGGTVDKSLHLDGQSLLGHLQGQGGHDQVIGEYMAEGTVGPLMMIRRGPYKFVYSEDDPCLLYDLSRDPHERENLSGSPDHQALLQAFVDEAHQRWDIPSLRQQVLASQRRRRLVAEALAIGTLKSWDHQPRVDASQQYMRNHIDLDDLERKARYPQPAPLD; encoded by the coding sequence ATGACGCGACCGAATATCCTGTTCATCATGGCCGACCAGATGGCCGCCCCCATCTTGCCGATATATGGCCCCTCACCGATCCAGATGCCCCACCTGAGCCGGCTCGCCGATCAGGCGGTGGTGTTCGATTCGGCCTACTGCAACAGCCCGCTGTGCGCCCCCTCGCGCTTCACCCTGGTCAGTGGCCAACTGCCCAGCCGCATTGGCGCCTACGACAACGCCGCCGACTTCCCGGCCGATATCCCGACCTACGCCCACTACCTGCGCCGGCTTGGCTACCGCACCGCACTGTCGGGCAAGATGCATTTCTGCGGCCCGGACCAGTTGCACGGCTACGAAGAGCGCTTGACCAGCGACATCTACCCTGCCGACTACGGCTGGGCAGTGAATTGGGACGCGCCGGACGAGCGGCCAAGCTGGTATCACAACATGTCTTCGGTATTGCAGGCCGGCCCCTGCGTGCGTACCAACCAGTTGGATTTCGATGAAGAGGTGGTGTTCAAGGCCCGTCAGTACCTTTACGACCATGTGCGCGAGAGCGATGGTCGGCCGTTCTGCCTGACTGTGTCCATGACTCACCCCCACGACCCGTACACCATCCCCAAGCGCTACTGGGATCGCTACGAGGGTGTGGAGATCCCCATGCCACGCGCCGAATTAGGCCAAAGCGAGCTCGATCCCCACTCACAGCGCCTGCTCAAGGTCTATGACCTGTGGAACAAGCCCCTGCCTGTGGAAAAGATCCGCGATGCACGTCGCGCCTACTTCGGCGCCTGCAGCTACATCGACGACAACATCGGCCTGCTTCTGCAGACACTGGAGGAGTGCAACCTGGCGGACGACACCTTGGTCGTTTTCTCCGGCGATCACGGCGACATGCTCGGCGAGCGCGGGCTCTGGTACAAGATGCACTGGTTCGAGATGTCGGCGCGGGTGCCGCTGCTGGTCTACGCACCCAAGCGCTTCGCCCCTGCCCGGGTCAGTGCCTCGGTATCGACCTGCGACCTGCTGCCGACGCTGGTCGAGCTTGCCGGCGGTACTGTGGATAAAAGCCTGCATCTGGATGGGCAGTCACTGCTCGGCCACTTGCAAGGGCAGGGTGGCCACGACCAGGTGATCGGCGAATACATGGCCGAGGGTACCGTCGGCCCCCTGATGATGATCCGCCGCGGCCCGTACAAGTTCGTGTACAGCGAAGACGACCCGTGTTTACTCTATGACCTGAGCCGCGACCCGCACGAGCGGGAGAACCTCTCCGGCAGCCCGGACCATCAGGCGCTGCTGCAGGCATTTGTCGATGAAGCACACCAGCGCTGGGATATCCCCAGCCTGCGCCAGCAAGTGCTGGCCAGCCAGCGGCGCCGCCGCCTGGTGGCCGAAGCGCTGGCAATCGGCACACTGAAAAGCTGGGACCACCAACCACGGGTGGACGCCAGCCAACAGTACATGCGCAACCACATCGATCTCGACGACCTCGAGCGCAAGGCACGTTATCCACAGCCCGCACCCCTGGATTGA
- a CDS encoding choline sulfate utilization transcriptional regulator: MFDHLADLSLDALRVFEAAARLRGFTAAALELGTTQPAVSQQVKRLEAQLGTRLFDRIYRGIALTDAGQVLFEQVHQALQAMDDGVAQASGRDQREVLQVATDFAFAAFWLMPRLQRFHEAYPQVDVSLVTGERSQGMLRPDIDVAVLFGDGRFHQGESRWLFDEEVFPVCSPRLTHGKPLSAVALQRLPLLHLRGEQASRWFDWAGVFRGFGVQSPPPPGQLRFDNYTLLVQAAIAGQGVAIGWRHLVDGLVEQGLLCRPLEGSLRSARGYYVVLPPRKRRGALIERFVDWLESERTR; the protein is encoded by the coding sequence ATGTTTGACCACCTCGCTGACCTGTCACTCGACGCGCTGCGCGTGTTCGAGGCCGCTGCCCGCTTGCGGGGTTTCACGGCGGCGGCTTTGGAGCTGGGCACTACCCAACCGGCGGTAAGCCAGCAGGTCAAACGACTGGAGGCTCAGCTGGGCACGCGCCTGTTTGACCGTATCTACCGCGGCATCGCGCTGACTGACGCCGGGCAGGTATTGTTCGAGCAGGTGCATCAAGCCCTGCAGGCCATGGATGACGGCGTTGCCCAAGCCAGCGGACGGGACCAGCGCGAAGTGTTGCAGGTGGCCACTGACTTCGCCTTCGCAGCGTTCTGGCTGATGCCTCGATTGCAGCGGTTCCACGAAGCTTATCCACAGGTGGACGTGAGCCTGGTGACCGGTGAGCGCAGCCAGGGGATGTTACGGCCGGACATCGATGTGGCGGTGTTATTTGGTGATGGGCGGTTCCACCAGGGCGAAAGCCGATGGCTGTTCGATGAAGAAGTATTCCCGGTCTGCAGCCCTCGGCTGACTCATGGCAAACCCTTGTCAGCTGTGGCTTTGCAACGATTGCCACTGCTTCATCTGCGTGGCGAGCAGGCCAGCCGCTGGTTCGACTGGGCCGGTGTGTTTCGTGGCTTTGGCGTTCAAAGCCCGCCGCCTCCAGGGCAGTTACGGTTCGATAACTACACGCTGTTGGTCCAGGCGGCAATTGCCGGACAAGGCGTGGCTATCGGCTGGCGGCATCTGGTCGATGGGCTGGTCGAGCAAGGGTTGTTGTGCCGGCCGCTGGAGGGTAGCTTGCGTTCGGCGCGGGGGTATTACGTGGTGCTGCCGCCGCGCAAGCGGCGTGGGGCGCTGATCGAGCGGTTTGTGGATTGGCTGGAAAGTGAGCGGACTCGGTGA
- a CDS encoding NAD(P)-dependent oxidoreductase, giving the protein MKNAETPVFKLVLFGAESRLGSALMVELLSRQHEVTAVVDDLNRHAPRPGLHFKIGGLGDADQAEQGAAGGSAVIALLSALASGDLAAQGRMSEALVAGLSRTTIRRVLLVGDFDVLDAPGKYTEEERECVDQVVDALQRSPLHWTLINAPQPLMDLERMAAGMADMLELDLHRGEHLNFVT; this is encoded by the coding sequence GTGAAAAATGCCGAAACCCCAGTGTTCAAGCTGGTGCTGTTCGGGGCTGAAAGCCGCCTGGGCAGTGCCCTGATGGTCGAGTTGCTGTCACGTCAGCATGAAGTCACTGCCGTGGTCGATGACCTCAACCGCCATGCTCCGCGCCCGGGCCTGCATTTCAAGATAGGCGGGCTGGGTGATGCCGACCAGGCGGAGCAGGGCGCAGCGGGGGGCTCGGCGGTGATTGCCCTGCTGTCGGCGCTGGCATCCGGTGACCTTGCCGCGCAAGGGCGGATGAGCGAAGCGTTGGTCGCCGGCCTTTCTCGCACGACTATACGCCGGGTGCTGCTGGTGGGCGATTTCGATGTGCTGGACGCGCCGGGCAAGTACACCGAAGAAGAACGTGAGTGTGTGGACCAGGTTGTAGATGCACTGCAACGCAGCCCTTTGCACTGGACGTTGATCAATGCGCCACAGCCACTGATGGACCTGGAGCGAATGGCGGCGGGGATGGCCGACATGCTCGAGCTGGACCTGCATCGGGGCGAGCATCTGAACTTCGTGACGTAA
- a CDS encoding DOPA 4,5-dioxygenase family protein, with translation MQRIKGYHAHVYYDASTIEQARALCEEAARLFPVTMGRMHEKPVGPHPDWSCQLAFEPQVLAVVLPWLALYRKGLVVFLHPLTGDELADHRDHAIWMGALRPLKLSVFGG, from the coding sequence GTGCAAAGGATCAAGGGCTATCACGCCCACGTTTATTACGACGCATCGACTATCGAGCAGGCTCGTGCGCTGTGCGAGGAGGCGGCGCGGCTGTTTCCCGTGACCATGGGGCGCATGCACGAGAAGCCGGTAGGGCCGCACCCGGACTGGAGCTGCCAGCTGGCGTTCGAGCCGCAGGTGTTGGCGGTGGTGTTGCCGTGGTTGGCGCTGTATCGCAAGGGGTTGGTGGTGTTTCTGCATCCGCTGACCGGGGATGAGCTGGCAGATCACCGTGATCATGCGATCTGGATGGGGGCTTTGCGACCTTTGAAGTTATCGGTTTTTGGCGGTTAG
- the trpA gene encoding tryptophan synthase subunit alpha produces the protein MSRLEQRFAELKAEGRSALVTFVTAGDPGYDASLQILKGLPAAGADVIELGMPFTDPMADGVAIQLATLRALEAGQNLAKTLKMVREFRVDNQATPIVLMGYYNPIHRFGVEQFVAQAKEAGVDGLIIVDLPPEHDAELATPAQAAGIDFIRLTTPTTDDARLPRVLERSSGFVYYVSVAGVTGAGSATTEHVTEAIARLRRHTDLPISVGFGIRTPEQAAAIARLADGVVVGSALVDKIAQAKDADQAVADVLSLCSALAEGVRGARH, from the coding sequence ATGAGCCGTCTTGAACAACGCTTTGCCGAGCTGAAAGCCGAAGGCCGCTCTGCACTGGTCACCTTCGTCACCGCCGGCGACCCTGGCTACGATGCCTCGCTGCAGATCCTCAAGGGCCTGCCGGCGGCCGGCGCCGATGTGATCGAACTGGGCATGCCGTTCACCGACCCGATGGCCGATGGCGTCGCCATTCAGCTGGCCACGCTGCGTGCGCTGGAAGCAGGCCAGAACCTGGCCAAGACGCTGAAGATGGTGCGTGAATTCCGCGTCGACAACCAGGCCACACCGATCGTGCTGATGGGGTACTACAACCCGATCCACCGCTTTGGTGTAGAACAGTTCGTTGCACAAGCCAAAGAAGCAGGCGTCGATGGCCTGATCATCGTCGACCTGCCGCCGGAGCACGATGCCGAGCTCGCGACGCCGGCCCAGGCCGCTGGCATCGACTTCATTCGCCTGACCACCCCGACCACCGACGATGCGCGCCTGCCACGAGTGCTGGAGCGCAGCTCCGGGTTCGTCTATTACGTATCAGTGGCCGGTGTGACCGGCGCCGGCTCGGCAACCACCGAGCACGTCACCGAAGCCATCGCCCGTCTGCGTCGGCACACTGACCTGCCGATCAGCGTTGGCTTCGGCATTCGTACACCAGAGCAGGCCGCAGCGATCGCGCGCCTGGCTGATGGTGTGGTGGTAGGGTCGGCGCTGGTCGACAAGATCGCGCAGGCCAAAGATGCCGATCAGGCTGTTGCCGATGTGCTGAGCCTGTGCTCTGCGCTGGCTGAAGGTGTGCGCGGCGCCCGACACTGA
- the trpB gene encoding tryptophan synthase subunit beta, producing MTQSQYRPGPDANGLFGSFGGRYVAETLMPLVLDLAREYEAAKADPKFLEELAYFQRDYIGRPNPLYFAERLTEHCGGAKIFFKREELNHTGAHKVNNCIGQVLLAKRMGKKRLIAETGAGMHGVATATVAARFGLPCVIYMGATDIERQQANVFRMKLLGAEIVPVTAGTGTLKDAMNEALRDWVTNVDDTFYLIGTVAGPHPYPAMVRDFQSIIGKETRAQLQEKEGRLPDSLIACVGGGSNAMGLFHEFLEEQSVKIIGVEAGGHGVDTDKHAASLNGGVPGVLHGNRTYLLQDDDGQITDAHSISAGLDYPGIGPEHAYLHEVKRVEYVSITDDEALDAFHATCRLEGIIPALESSHALAEAIKRAPSLPKDHLMVICLSGRGDKDMQTVMNHMAAQEKQA from the coding sequence ATGACCCAGTCCCAATACCGCCCCGGCCCCGACGCCAACGGCCTGTTCGGCTCGTTCGGTGGCCGCTACGTGGCCGAAACCCTGATGCCGCTGGTGCTGGATCTGGCCCGCGAGTATGAAGCCGCCAAGGCCGACCCGAAGTTCCTCGAAGAACTGGCCTACTTCCAGCGCGACTACATCGGCCGCCCCAACCCGCTGTATTTCGCCGAGCGCCTGACCGAGCATTGCGGCGGCGCAAAGATTTTCTTCAAACGTGAAGAGCTCAACCACACCGGCGCGCACAAGGTAAACAACTGCATCGGCCAAGTGCTGCTGGCCAAGCGCATGGGCAAAAAACGCCTGATCGCTGAAACCGGCGCCGGCATGCACGGCGTGGCCACTGCCACCGTCGCTGCACGCTTCGGGCTGCCCTGCGTAATCTACATGGGCGCCACCGACATCGAGCGCCAGCAGGCCAACGTGTTCCGCATGAAGCTGCTGGGCGCCGAGATCGTCCCGGTTACAGCGGGCACTGGCACACTCAAAGACGCCATGAACGAAGCCCTGCGCGACTGGGTCACCAACGTCGACGACACCTTCTACCTGATCGGTACCGTGGCCGGCCCACACCCGTACCCGGCAATGGTCCGCGACTTCCAGTCGATCATCGGCAAAGAGACCCGCGCCCAGTTGCAAGAGAAGGAAGGCCGCCTGCCCGACAGCCTGATTGCCTGTGTTGGCGGTGGCTCCAATGCCATGGGCCTGTTCCACGAATTCCTCGAAGAACAGAGCGTCAAGATCATTGGCGTGGAAGCCGGCGGCCATGGCGTGGATACCGACAAGCATGCGGCCAGCCTCAACGGCGGCGTACCCGGCGTGCTGCACGGCAACCGTACCTACCTGCTGCAGGACGATGACGGCCAGATCACTGACGCGCACTCGATCTCGGCCGGCCTCGACTACCCAGGCATCGGCCCGGAACATGCCTACCTGCATGAAGTGAAGCGTGTGGAGTACGTCAGCATCACTGACGATGAGGCCCTCGACGCGTTCCACGCTACCTGCCGCCTGGAAGGCATCATCCCGGCCCTGGAAAGCTCGCACGCCCTGGCCGAAGCGATCAAGCGCGCGCCGAGCCTGCCCAAGGATCACCTGATGGTCATCTGCCTGTCAGGCCGTGGCGACAAAGACATGCAAACCGTGATGAACCACATGGCCGCCCAGGAGAAACAGGCATGA
- a CDS encoding LysR family transcriptional regulator, with protein sequence MAHDLPPLNALRAFECTARLNSVSQAAEALHVTHGAVSRQIKVLEEHLGVALFVKDGRGIKLTDAGVRLRDASGEAFDRLRSVCGELSRDVSEAPFVLGCSGSLLARWFIPRLGRLNADLPELRLHLSAGEGDLDPRRPGLDALLVYAEPPWPVDMQVHVLAEERIGPVLSPLFTGFERLRSAPAVALLDEALLHTTSRPQAWPTWAEQQGLDRAALQYGQAFEHLYYLLEAAVAGLGVAIAPQPLVADDLRAGRLSAPWGFSPTAAALALWVPRRAADGRAEQLAQWLRRELERQAG encoded by the coding sequence ATGGCCCACGACCTCCCTCCCCTCAACGCCCTGCGGGCCTTCGAATGCACCGCCAGGCTCAATAGCGTCAGCCAGGCTGCCGAGGCACTGCATGTCACTCATGGTGCTGTGAGCCGGCAGATCAAGGTGCTGGAGGAGCACTTGGGCGTGGCCTTGTTCGTCAAGGACGGCCGCGGCATCAAACTCACAGATGCCGGGGTCAGGCTACGTGATGCCAGTGGCGAAGCGTTCGACAGGCTGCGCAGCGTATGCGGCGAACTCAGCCGGGATGTCAGCGAGGCACCGTTCGTGCTGGGGTGCTCGGGAAGCCTGCTGGCGCGATGGTTCATTCCCCGGCTTGGGCGCCTGAACGCGGACCTGCCAGAGTTGCGCCTGCACCTGTCAGCGGGCGAAGGCGACCTTGACCCGCGCCGGCCGGGGCTCGATGCGCTGCTGGTGTATGCCGAACCCCCTTGGCCTGTGGATATGCAGGTACATGTCCTGGCCGAGGAGCGTATCGGGCCGGTGCTGAGCCCACTCTTTACCGGTTTCGAGCGGTTACGCAGTGCACCCGCTGTAGCGCTGCTGGACGAAGCCTTGTTGCATACCACCTCACGCCCGCAGGCGTGGCCGACCTGGGCCGAACAACAGGGGTTGGATCGGGCTGCGTTGCAGTATGGGCAGGCCTTCGAGCACTTGTATTACCTGCTGGAAGCGGCTGTGGCAGGGCTTGGCGTGGCTATCGCACCGCAGCCGTTAGTGGCGGATGACTTGCGTGCAGGGCGGCTCAGTGCACCGTGGGGCTTTTCCCCTACAGCAGCGGCACTGGCGCTGTGGGTGCCGCGGCGCGCCGCAGACGGGCGCGCCGAGCAACTGGCGCAGTGGCTGCGCCGTGAACTGGAGCGGCAGGCAGGTTAG
- a CDS encoding DUF883 family protein, which yields MHRNSLRKTSLESMEAEIESLLKSLESLKHDASEESQKSVKAIRSNAESALKHSRSLLSDAYEEVKTRTRQTGIATRDYAQEHPVTTAGVAIGALGLLAAYLLYRRN from the coding sequence ATGCACCGCAATTCGCTGCGTAAAACATCCCTGGAAAGCATGGAAGCGGAGATCGAAAGCCTCCTGAAGAGTCTGGAGAGCCTCAAACATGATGCCTCGGAGGAGTCACAGAAGTCCGTGAAGGCAATCCGCAGCAACGCCGAAAGCGCATTGAAGCACTCGCGCAGCCTGCTTAGCGATGCTTACGAGGAAGTGAAAACCCGCACCCGCCAGACCGGTATCGCCACCCGTGACTACGCTCAAGAGCACCCGGTGACCACTGCTGGTGTAGCCATCGGCGCGCTCGGCCTGCTCGCGGCCTACCTGCTGTACCGCCGCAACTAA
- a CDS encoding dodecin, whose protein sequence is MTDHHTYKKIELVGSSTTSIEDAINNALAEAAKSIKHLEWFEVIDTRGHIEGNKVAHFQVTLKVGFRIANS, encoded by the coding sequence ATGACCGATCATCACACTTACAAGAAGATCGAGCTGGTAGGTTCATCGACCACCAGCATCGAAGACGCCATCAACAATGCGTTGGCCGAAGCGGCCAAGAGCATCAAGCATCTGGAATGGTTCGAAGTGATCGACACCCGCGGCCACATCGAAGGCAACAAGGTGGCGCACTTTCAGGTCACGCTCAAAGTGGGCTTCCGCATCGCCAATAGTTGA
- a CDS encoding DUF1161 domain-containing protein, which translates to MKKLILAVGLMTLAGGALAAGKPCEELKAEIAAKLDAKGVEGYTLEIVSKGDPAGKVVGSCEGSTKEIVYRRG; encoded by the coding sequence ATGAAGAAACTGATTCTGGCGGTGGGCCTGATGACGCTGGCGGGTGGCGCGCTGGCGGCGGGCAAGCCTTGCGAGGAGCTCAAGGCGGAGATTGCCGCGAAGCTGGATGCCAAGGGTGTGGAAGGTTACACACTGGAGATCGTCAGCAAGGGCGACCCTGCGGGCAAGGTGGTGGGGAGCTGTGAGGGTAGCACCAAGGAAATTGTCTACCGGCGTGGTTGA
- a CDS encoding LLM class flavin-dependent oxidoreductase, with the protein MTQLRDLKISTLDLVPVRADSGPAQALRNSLDLAQHVERFGYNRFWVAEHHNMDGIASSATSVLIGYLAGGTSTIRVGSGGVMLPNHAPLVIAEQFGTLASLYPGRIDLGLGRAPGSDQMTARALRRERSGSADDFPDDVEELSRYLGPRTDDQKVIAVPGHDTEVPMWLLGSSLFSAQLAGMRGMPYAFASHFAPRYMHEAIRIYRDHFKPSTTLDKPYVMLGIPMVVAETDDKAEFLATSVYQRILALIRGQSLMQRKPVPSMDGLWLPHERDAVGSFLGLAMIGSPQKVRAKVEVLLEQTGADELIFTCDLYEHEDRIRSYELLAQALRSE; encoded by the coding sequence ATGACGCAGCTGCGTGACCTGAAAATTTCCACCCTCGATCTGGTGCCTGTGCGGGCCGACTCGGGCCCTGCACAAGCGTTGCGCAATTCGCTGGACCTGGCGCAGCACGTCGAGCGGTTCGGCTATAACCGTTTCTGGGTCGCTGAACACCACAACATGGACGGCATCGCCAGCTCCGCGACCTCCGTACTGATCGGCTACTTGGCGGGGGGCACTTCAACCATCCGTGTCGGCTCCGGTGGCGTCATGCTGCCCAACCATGCCCCCTTGGTCATCGCCGAACAGTTCGGCACGTTGGCCAGCCTTTATCCAGGGCGTATCGACCTTGGGCTGGGCCGTGCGCCGGGCTCCGACCAGATGACCGCACGCGCCCTGCGTCGCGAGCGTTCGGGCAGCGCCGATGATTTCCCGGACGATGTCGAAGAATTGTCGCGCTACCTTGGCCCGCGCACAGATGATCAAAAAGTGATCGCCGTCCCTGGGCACGACACCGAGGTGCCGATGTGGCTGCTCGGCTCCAGCCTGTTCAGCGCACAGCTGGCCGGCATGCGCGGCATGCCCTACGCCTTCGCCTCGCACTTCGCGCCGCGCTACATGCATGAGGCGATCCGTATCTACCGCGACCATTTCAAACCCTCTACCACGCTGGACAAGCCCTACGTCATGTTGGGCATTCCGATGGTGGTGGCCGAAACCGACGACAAGGCCGAATTCCTGGCCACCTCGGTGTACCAGCGCATTCTTGCCTTGATACGCGGCCAGAGCCTGATGCAGCGCAAGCCCGTGCCGAGCATGGATGGCTTGTGGTTACCGCACGAGCGGGATGCGGTGGGTAGCTTCCTGGGCTTGGCGATGATCGGCAGCCCGCAGAAAGTAAGGGCCAAGGTCGAGGTGCTACTGGAGCAGACCGGGGCGGATGAGCTGATCTTTACCTGCGACCTGTACGAGCATGAGGACCGGATCAGGTCGTATGAATTGTTGGCGCAAGCCTTGAGGTCTGAGTAA
- a CDS encoding OsmC family protein yields the protein MKKTASAIWQGGLKDGKGVISTESGALKQNPYGFNTRFEGSPGTNPEELIGAAHAGCFSMALSMMLGEAGLTPDRIDTIAEVTLDKQPDGFAITAVHLVLKAKVPGASEAQFLEIANKAKAGCPVSKVLNAKISLDASLVG from the coding sequence ATGAAAAAGACTGCATCGGCGATCTGGCAAGGTGGCCTGAAGGACGGCAAAGGCGTTATTTCGACTGAAAGCGGCGCCTTGAAGCAGAACCCTTATGGTTTCAACACCCGCTTCGAGGGCTCGCCCGGCACCAACCCAGAGGAGTTGATCGGCGCGGCTCATGCTGGCTGCTTCTCGATGGCGCTGTCGATGATGCTTGGCGAGGCGGGCCTGACCCCAGACCGTATCGATACGATCGCTGAGGTGACCTTGGACAAACAGCCCGACGGCTTTGCCATCACTGCTGTGCACCTGGTCCTCAAGGCCAAGGTGCCTGGTGCGAGCGAAGCCCAGTTCCTTGAGATTGCCAACAAGGCCAAAGCTGGCTGCCCGGTGTCCAAGGTGTTGAACGCGAAGATCAGCCTGGACGCCAGCTTGGTGGGCTAA
- a CDS encoding DUF1161 domain-containing protein has translation MKRVVSAVLASLLATSASAAVKPCEELKAEIEAKIQAQGVPSYTLEIVPNAEVKDQNMIVGSCDGGTKKIIYQKNG, from the coding sequence ATGAAACGCGTCGTAAGCGCCGTGTTGGCGTCTCTGCTAGCCACTTCTGCCTCGGCGGCGGTCAAGCCGTGCGAGGAACTGAAGGCCGAGATCGAAGCCAAGATCCAGGCTCAGGGTGTGCCGTCGTACACGCTGGAGATCGTGCCCAATGCTGAGGTCAAGGATCAGAATATGATCGTCGGCAGCTGTGACGGCGGGACCAAAAAGATCATTTATCAGAAGAACGGATGA